The following proteins come from a genomic window of Bombus pyrosoma isolate SC7728 unplaced genomic scaffold, ASM1482585v1 HiC_scaffold_4727, whole genome shotgun sequence:
- the LOC122577529 gene encoding uncharacterized protein LOC122577529 has translation MLSVVEDIESSANIAKSDLIDILNSNSDSSDISLSVRERCKRLVIEDDTDDEDHSNHQQSELWIWKEEINEPKIWNYTGISGIKVTTLSQLGENKKEVDVFNIIFDNIFWENIVIEMNRYANQIMNNENKRLKLDETWFPVNCSEIKIYFALCIIMAEVKKSTI, from the coding sequence ATGTTAAGCGTTGTTGAGGATATTGAAAGTTCTGCTAACATCGCAAAAAGTGATttgatagatattttaaatagtaaTAGTGACAGTAGTGATATTTCACTTTCTGTACGAGAACGTTGTAAGCGACTGGTTATCGAAGATGATACCGACGACGAAGACCACAGTAATCATCAACAATCAGAGCTATGGAtttggaaagaagaaattaatgaacCAAAAATTTGGAACTATACAGGGATTTCTGGTATAAAAGTGACAACTTTGAGTCAGTTAggtgaaaacaaaaaagaagtagatgtttttaatataatatttgataatatattttgggaaaatattgttatagaAATGAATCGATATGCAAATCAAATAatgaacaatgaaaataaaagactaAAACTAGACGAAACTTGGTTTCCTGTAAACTGTAgtgaaatcaaaatatattttgcactATGTATAATAATGGCTGAAGTTAAGAAAtcaacaatataa
- the LOC122577537 gene encoding jerky protein homolog-like gives MTSKRKRVLLSIAEKYRIIRMMRKGETHKAIAEKYNIALTTVGKIKGKELDKFLCHWYLRNKDKNIRVTGPVISKKALEFKEKLQGESTFTASARWVSKFKSRYHLREKDVDEHFRMTNQAEADITKNDFEELLLNEGYSLENVYNADNTGVMWRAVPEETSIFHCEKTTTSKKSFKEKVTTFLCVNATGSHRLSILIIAGIEKSRRSKNFNIDDLSTMYRANTRGWMDNNASLDHGSGLVSTKDEFVKIMYFSFDATSLIQPMDHGIIACFKRMYRKELLKAIIPLPYYHTEDELIINHDKLEFRDCCRIMRDAWLNVNNAILKNAWNKLLKHESEESAEDLQIIERDIDETLQLLHGLPGCEGCDRVMGVTL, from the exons ATGACGTCAAAACGGAAACGGGTACTGTTGTCAATTGCCGAAAAATACCGTATTATTCGGATGATGAGAAAAGGTGAGACTCACAAAGCCATAGCAGAAAAGTACAATATTGCACTTACCACTGTGGGCAAAATAAAA GGTAAGGAATTAGACAAATTTCTTTGCCACTggtatttacgaaataaagataaaaacatACGAGTGACAGGACCAGTGATATCCAAAAAAGCTCTGGAATTTAAGGAAAAATTACAGGGAGAATCTACTTTCACAGCCAGTGCCCGTTGGGTGTCAAAATTTAAATCACGTTACCATCTCCGTGAAAAGGATGTCGATGAACATTTTCGAATGACAAATCAAGCTGAAGCGGATATCACCAAAAATGACTTTGAAGAACTTCTGTTAAACGAGGGATACTCATTGGAGAACGTTTACAATGCCGATAATACAGGAGTAATGTGGAGAGCAGTACCAGAAGAAACTTCGATCTTCCATTGTGAGAAAACGACAACAAGCaaaaaaagtttcaaagaaaaagtTACTACATTTCTTTGTGTAAATGCCACCGGAAGTCACAGGTTGTCAATACTAATAATAGCCGGAATTGAGAAATCTCGACGTagcaaaaattttaatatagatGATCTGTCAACTATGTATAGAGCTAACACCAGGGGTTGGATGGAca ATAACGCTAGCTTGGATCACGGAAGCGGGTTAGTAAGTACAAAAgatgaatttgttaaaatcatgtatttttcatttgatgCTACATCGCTCATACAACCAATGGATCATGGAATAATCGCATGTTTCAAGCGAATGTACCGAAAAGAATTACTGAAAGCAATAATACCATTACCTTACTACCATACAGAGGACGAACTCATAATAAATCATGACAAATTAGAATTCAGGGATTGTTGTCGCATAATGCGTGATGCTTGGTTAAATGTCAACAATGCAATACTGAAAAACGCATGGAACAAGCTTTTGAAGCATGAAAGCGAAGAGAGTGCGGAAGACTTACAAATAATAGAAAGGGACATAGATGAAACATTGCAATTACTGCATGGATTACCAGGATGCGAAGGGTGTGACAGAGTAATGGGTGTGACTCTGTAA